Below is a window of Camelina sativa cultivar DH55 chromosome 11, Cs, whole genome shotgun sequence DNA.
ACACATTCTAGAAAAATCTTTTCCACACTGCATGCAATTTCCTACTTACCAAAACCTGAGAGGTTGCCATACTTTTGAACAGCCTGAGTAATGCTCATCGCTTTCTCTTTACCTATTCCCAGCTTTATATAAAAAGACCAGTACCAATGCAAAAATGGAGACAGACAATCAGCTTTTGGATACATATTTTAATTGGGAAATAATTAACAAGAATGGATTAACCTTTGAACAAACATCATCTGAAGCTCCACTTTGTCTGAAGAGCTTCCCAAGGTAAAAAGGTATCATATCGCTTATACAAACCCCCCTTTACCGATTATATTGAAGTTGGCAGCAAAGACAACAAAGAATAAAGCTGGATGATGATGTTACGAGTCATGTGGCCTATGTTGTTTTTTAACCAGAGATATATAGCTTTTTTTTACCAGTAAACCCATGAAACTGTAGACAGTATATAAGGAGCATTCCGAGAGAAAGACTCAACAAAGGATTGCCACGTCCCATCCAGAGTTAACATCCGTGCCAACGTGATTCCAACCTGACATACACATTTAGAGGAAACTCTTATCAAAATGAAAGCTCACTAGAAGCATTTTAACCAATTGGAAGATGAAACAAAAGTACCAGCATAAAGCACAGACCCATATATTTAGCGCCTCTTCGCTAATAAAAAGCCCGCACCCGGCTGCCATTAGCAACCAAAAGTAAACCCATCTGCAAAAAGAAGACACTGGAGGAGAAACTAAAGGGTTGTTTTAATAAACGCACAAACAGATTCATAAGAAAAGTAACTCTAGAGGTAGATAAGTGGCTAACCCGGGTGCATTTCCTGGAATCATGAACCTGTTCCCAAAGGCATTAAACGTAAAGCCttctgaagatgatgatgaagctttgGCAAGACTCTTAACCTCCTCAAAAGGTGAACCACCAGAGCCCTTCAAGGTTAGACATATTACTGTAACAACCAGAGCCAATCCTAACCCCATACCTAACTTTGCTATGAATGGGACTCTCTTTACAGAAACTCCTGCggttttttcgtttttaagCATCTCATTGACATTCGATTTCTCATCTTCGCTATCTCGAGGCTTTGCTGAGTCATTACTTCCTTTCTGAAAGCTTCTTACTCTGACCCTGACACAGTAAGAACATCAAATGCTAAAGCAAACAAAACCGACAAGGCGAATATGTTCACGAGCCAtacctcaaaaccaaaaaaaaacgttatttttttttttgttttcctaattCCAGTCAAATTAGTATCTAACACCTACACAACATTTTCTTAACATTTCAGACTGTTCCAAGAAGATTCCGCAAACTAAAAACTTAATCTTTTGCTTctatttgattataaaacctATCGGAAAATTCGAAATCCcctttctatatatatcaagaagtataaaaaaaaacctgtaaGAAGGAGGAGGCTTGAAGAGGTGAGAAACCGAGAAGGATCCATACAAAGATACTCTGGAGCCCTTGAAGACAACAAAGTTCTGAGGTTTCGGGAAGCTTAGGAAAAACCCATTCATAGGAACTGCCATGGAAGACAACATTTCTTGGGATTTCTTGGGATTTGGTTCCAACGGGAGCTTGTTTTTGACTCTTTCTTCTGAGTAATACGCATTATTCTCTCTGTGTGATTCAAAGACCATCGATTTATTGGAACGTTCTGTACCAGAATATCCcgtaaaataaccaaaaaaaaaataaaaatattattttcgaCATAAAATTTTGGGAAATTTATTTCTACTAAATCGGATACCCGTAACCGAGGGGTAATATCCGATATGAAACCCAATGCACccgaacatatatatacattagcaatcttttttttttttgccgatTCGATTTATCCATAGCCATAGTCGATTCAATTTCCCTTTTCCGAAATCGAAGTTCCTTTTGTGAAATTCGAAAACTATTAAGTCGATATAAGATCCGTTTCTTCAaactgaaaaccctaaatctccaAAATCCATCTCCTCCGCCATCTGAGAATTCTCAGGTACTATGCTTCTTCTTATTCaatcgttatttttttttgaaaatatatgttgttctttgtttttttttgtgtattttcaattatttgaaaatacATGCTTGATTAGGTGATTTGATAATTGTATTTTcgattatttttcttgttgtattttCGATTGTATTTTCAATTGTCAAACCAGTAATCGTTTTTAAGTGATGAATCATGATTGT
It encodes the following:
- the LOC104723925 gene encoding uncharacterized protein LOC104723925, whose translation is MVFESHRENNAYYSEERVKNKLPLEPNPKKSQEMLSSMAVPMNGFFLSFPKPQNFVVFKGSRVSLYGSFSVSHLFKPPPSYRVRVRSFQKGSNDSAKPRDSEDEKSNVNEMLKNEKTAGVSVKRVPFIAKLGMGLGLALVVTVICLTLKGSGGSPFEEVKSLAKASSSSSEGFTFNAFGNRFMIPGNAPGWVYFWLLMAAGCGLFISEEALNIWVGITLARMLTLDGTWQSFVESFSRNAPYILSTVSWVYWGVCISDMIPFYLGKLFRQSGASDDVCSKLGIGKEKAMSITQAVQKYGNLSGFVERFSLGMRNPTAFFAGALGISPECFFAGVCCGGLITLPLQLVFGFLLRERPMFALATVATAVGIWTIFPYVVAASTALFLYIRSRYSSKD